One Coregonus clupeaformis isolate EN_2021a chromosome 21, ASM2061545v1, whole genome shotgun sequence DNA window includes the following coding sequences:
- the LOC121534546 gene encoding LOW QUALITY PROTEIN: collagen alpha-1(X) chain (The sequence of the model RefSeq protein was modified relative to this genomic sequence to represent the inferred CDS: deleted 2 bases in 1 codon): MHTSPPGGYNEMPPLPSPGSDESPIPPTDLHMYPMPDYPMPTNNQNMNARNGPMLPSDYPNPGFSMPPNPHMNMPPNPHMNMTGKLANWRTAGQKGDQNEKGELGPMGFTGTKGARGFKGDKGDQGLEGPQGEMGPQGEVGTCPASCESVQGHAGQPGIPGPAGARGLPGVAGPPGTTGPKGDTGDMGAPGVPGTDGEKGELGAEGVCNCTDGADGADGQQGIPGPKGEQGEVGPQGAVGLNGEKGNQGELGMMGIPGRARQPSSPHSPPRSAQFTHYRTSVPFTQVITNRQFHFDPTIGIYRAPVNGTYVFSYHLVVFSKVLKVGLFHNFNPIVKTTEPAHLGTASQQVVLHLAMGDRVWLQVKDTITNGMYADNESRSTFSGFLLHPDSCDLPLFRDFPPAGAPSGDEGNYSWGQIEGPTTTPSP; encoded by the exons ATGCATACTTCACCCCCCGGGGGATACAACGAGATGCCCCCTCTCCCGTCCCCAGGCTCCGACGAGAGCCCCATCCCCCCTACTGACCTCCACATGTACCCAATGCCTGACTACCCTATGCCCACCAATAACCAGAACATGAATGCCCGCAACGGTCCCATGCTCCCCTCCGACTACCCCAATCCTGGCTTCTCCATGCCACCCAACCCTCACATGAACATGCCACCCAACCCTCACATGAACATGACTGGGAAACTGGCGAACTGGCGAACTGCTG GTCAGAAGGGAGATCAAAATGAGAAGGGCGAGCTTGGGCCAATGGGTTTCACCGGCACTAAGGGGGCCCGCGGCTTCAAAG GGGACAAAGGGGACCAGGGTCTGGAGGGTCCACAGGGAGAGATGGGGCCCCAGGGAGAGGTAGGGACCTGCCCTGCGTCCTGTGAAAGTGTCCAGGGCCATGCAGGACAACCAGGGATACCCGGACCGGCTGGAGCCAGGGGTCTCCCCGGGGTAGCTGGCCCTCCAGGGACTACGGGGCCCAAGGGCGACACAGGGGACATGGGTGCCCCTGGGGTCCCCGGGACGGATGGTGAGAAAGGTGAACTGGGAGCGGAGGGCGTGTGCAACTGCACAGATGGAGCAGACGGGGCAGACGGTCAACAAGGGATCCCAGGGCCCAAGGGAGAGCAGGGTGAGGTGGGCCCTCAGGGTGCCGTGGGCCTCAACGGTGAAAAGGGCAACCAGGGCGAACTCGGCATGATGGGCATTCCCGGCCGTGCTCGCCAACCATCCAGTCCTCATTCTCCGCCGCGCTCGGCACAATTTACCCACTACCGGACAAGC GTGCCGTTCACCCAAGTCATCACCAACCGGCAGTTTCATTTCGACCCCACCATTGGCATCTACAGGGCACCGGTGAACGGCACCTATGTCTTCAGCTACCACCTGGTGGTGTTCAGcaaggtgctgaaggtgggtctGTTCCATAACTTCAACCCTATCGTGAAGACCACGGAGCCAGCCCATCTGGGCACCGCTAGCCAACAGGTGGTGCTCCACCTGGCCATGGGCGACCGGGTGTGGCTGCAGGTGAAGGACACCATCACCAACGGCATGTACGCTGACAACGAGAGCAGAAGCACCTTCTCTGGCTTCCTGCTCCACCCCGACTCCTGCGACTTGCCCTTGTTCCGAGACTTTCCTCCAGCAGGCGCTCCAAGTGGTGACGAGGGGAACTATAGTTGGGGGCAGATAGAGGGGCCAACCACCACCCCATCGCCTTAG